In a single window of the Zea mays cultivar B73 chromosome 5, Zm-B73-REFERENCE-NAM-5.0, whole genome shotgun sequence genome:
- the LOC100283987 gene encoding LITAF-domain-containing protein has product MATTKDPATTGGEPAIGIPYHPAAEAQGHYYYAPPPNPYAAGMPPPNAIYAGAPKGVPLQQTMFRDTPAPFHCQACGEAAVSSVRSKPSLASVVACMMPFMLGVCFLCPSMDCLWHKYHYCPSCGEKVGEFRKSDPCLVVDATRWSEPSFAVPA; this is encoded by the exons ATGGCGACGACCAAGGACCCCGCGACCACCGGCGGCGAGCCCGCCATCGGCATTCCCTACCACCCGGCGGCGGAGGCCCAGGGGCACTATTACTACGCGCCGCCGCCGAACCCCTACGCGGCGGGGATGCCGCCGCCCAACGCGATCTACGCCGGCGCGCCCAAGGGGGTGCCGCTCCAGCAGACCATGTTCCGCGACACGCCCGCGCCCTTCCACTGCCAGGCCTGCGGTGAAGCCGCCGTCTCCTCCGTCCG GTCAAAGCCAAGCCTTGCATCCGTCGTGGCTTGCATGATGCCCTTCATGCTGGGGGTCTGCTTCCTATGCCCTTCGATGGACTGCCTCTGGCACAAGTACCATTATTGCCCCAGCTGTGGGGAAAAG GTGGGTGAGTTCAGGAAGTCGGACCCGTGCCTCGTCGTGGATGCGACCCGGTGGTCCGAGCCGAGCTTCGCCGTGCCTGCGTAG
- the LOC109939961 gene encoding uncharacterized protein — MFPFLLAMAMQGLDPLTTAGLFAEAWCVGEKKVNGEECFILKLAADPQMLKLRSEGQAEIIRHVLFGYFSQRTALMVHIEDSHLTRIQPHAGGDVVYWETTTSSALEDYRAVEGVMIAHSGRSAVTLFRFGEAAMSHTKTRMEEAWSIEEVAFNVPGLSADCFIPPADIQSGPVGEACELPPSQLRAKAGVGSRRGTRLGAR; from the coding sequence ATGTTTCCTTTCCTGCTGGCAATGGCAATGCAGGGCCTGGATCCGCTGACCACGGCGGGGCTGTTCGCGGAGGCGTGGTGCGTGGGCGAGAAGAAGGTGAACGGCGAGGAGTGCTTCATCCTGAAGCTGGCCGCCGACCCGCAGATGTTGAAGCTGCGCAGCGAGGGGCAGGCGGAGATCATCCGACACGTGCTGTTCGGCTACTTCAGCCAGCGCACGGCCCTGATGGTGCACATCGAGGACTCGCACCTGACCCGCATCCAGCCGCACGCCGGCGGGGACGTCGTGTATTGGGAGACCACCACCAGCTCTGCCCTGGAGGACTACCGCGCCGTGGAGGGCGTCATGATCGCGCACTCGGGGCGCTCCGCGGTGACCCTGTTCCGGTTCGGCGAGGCCGCCATGAGCCACACCAAGACGCGGATGGAGGAGGCATGGAGCATCGAGGAGGTGGCGTTCAACGTCCCCGGCCTGTCCGCGGACTGCTTCATCCCGCCGGCCGACATCCAGTCCGGTCCAGTTGGCGAGGCCTGCGAGCTGCCGCCGTCCCAGTTGCGCGCCAAGGCTGGCGTAGGATCTCGAAGAGGCACTCGTCTGGGAGCGCGTTGA